ATGTTGGCGTTAACATTTGTTAATAAAGAAGATTACGATAAGGTATTAGAAGACGATAAAATTAGCATATTAGGCTTAACTGAGTTTACGCAAGGCAAAAACTTAACGATGGTACTAACCCATAGTGACGGTAATGTGGAGGCTTTTCCTGTCGCCCACACTTATAATGATGCTCAAATTTCATGGTTTAAAGCCGGTAGTGCTCTCAATAAACTAAAAGCAGAATTTAAAAATAGCTAAAAGGATATGATGATATGAGTAATAAAATTACGATTACTGATGGCAAGCTTAATGTTCCTAATGATCCTATCATTCCTTTTATTGAAGGGGATGGTGTCGGTGCAGAAATTTGGCAATCGGCTAAAGCGATTTTTGATAGTGCAATTGCTAAAGCGTACCAAGGAAAACGTAAAGTTGAGTGGCAAGAAGTTCTTGCTGGTGAGAAATCATTTAATTTAAAGGGTTCTTGGTTACCGGATGAGACAATGAATGCGTTTAAAGAGTATTTGGTTGGTATTAAAGGACCATTAACTACGCCAGTGGGTGGCGGAATTCGCTCTTTGAATGTTGCCTTAAGGCAAGAGTTAGATCTGTATGTGTGCATTCGCCCTGTAAGATGGTTTAAAGGGGTTGAATCACCGCTCAAAATGCCCGAGAAAGTGAATATGACCATCTTTCGCGAGAATACGGAAGATATTTATGCGGGGATCGAATGGTTGCAAGGAACGGCTGAAGCGGAAAAATTTTATCAATTTTTGTCTCAACAAATGGGGGTCACTAAAGTTAGATTTCCTCAAACTTCTTCCTTTGGCGTTAAGCCTGTTTCTGTCGAGGGTTCAGAACGATTGATTCGCGCGGCAATTAACTATGCCCTAGATAATAAATTACCGTCG
The genomic region above belongs to Orbaceae bacterium lpD02 and contains:
- the icd gene encoding NADP-dependent isocitrate dehydrogenase encodes the protein MSNKITITDGKLNVPNDPIIPFIEGDGVGAEIWQSAKAIFDSAIAKAYQGKRKVEWQEVLAGEKSFNLKGSWLPDETMNAFKEYLVGIKGPLTTPVGGGIRSLNVALRQELDLYVCIRPVRWFKGVESPLKMPEKVNMTIFRENTEDIYAGIEWLQGTAEAEKFYQFLSQQMGVTKVRFPQTSSFGVKPVSVEGSERLIRAAINYALDNKLPSVTLVHKGNIMKFTEGGFKQWGYELAEREFADRVFTMQQFAKLKKQQGVDAANAALKAAKSAGKLIVKDVICDAFLQNTLLKPEDYSVIATLNLNGDYVSDQLAAMVGGIGIAPGANINYLTGHAIFEATHGTAPDIAGEDMANPSSLLLSGVMLFDYLGWIEVGQLITSAMETLFLQGQATVDLARFMANGNILTTSQFTQAVINHL